Proteins encoded within one genomic window of Terriglobia bacterium:
- a CDS encoding DUF169 domain-containing protein, giving the protein MESLFKQALGLSRRPVAVMSAQQPPADMTKFSGSVPSGCSFWRMAADGRSFYTAASDHYNCAIGCYTHNIPLPPEREAELGTTVQFMTSIGYIRPEDVPMIARLAASPSYLAYAPLGDATFAPEVVILVGKPGRLMLLQEAAARAGVKTQPSLFARPTCMAIPAALSGGITASSGCVGNRVYTDLADDELYVMVPGADMEKIAGELDTIVEANRQLNDYHRRRKAELLR; this is encoded by the coding sequence TTGGAATCGCTCTTCAAGCAGGCCCTGGGCCTGAGCCGCCGTCCGGTGGCGGTCATGTCCGCGCAGCAACCGCCCGCGGACATGACGAAATTTTCCGGCAGCGTGCCCTCGGGCTGCAGCTTTTGGCGGATGGCCGCCGACGGCCGGTCGTTCTACACCGCGGCCAGCGACCATTACAACTGCGCCATCGGGTGCTACACGCACAACATCCCGTTGCCGCCGGAGCGCGAAGCCGAACTGGGAACGACCGTGCAGTTCATGACCTCGATCGGGTACATCCGGCCTGAGGACGTGCCCATGATCGCGCGCCTGGCTGCCTCACCGTCGTACCTGGCCTATGCGCCGCTCGGCGATGCGACGTTTGCGCCCGAAGTCGTCATCCTGGTCGGCAAGCCGGGCAGGCTGATGCTGCTGCAGGAAGCCGCCGCGCGCGCCGGCGTAAAGACGCAGCCGTCGCTGTTCGCGCGGCCGACGTGCATGGCGATTCCCGCGGCTCTGTCGGGCGGCATCACCGCGTCCAGCGGGTGCGTGGGCAATCGCGTCTATACCGATCTTGCCGACGACGAGCTTTACGTCATGGTTCCGGGCGCCGACATGGAAAAAATCGCCGGCGAACTGGACACGATCGTCGAAGCTAATCGGCAGTTGAACGACTACCATCGCCGGCGCAAGGCGGAGCTGCTGAGATAG
- a CDS encoding zinc-dependent alcohol dehydrogenase family protein, translated as MRAMVLDRPLPAEQNPLQLRELPVPEPRTGEIRVRVRCCGVCRTDLHIVEGDLKLPKLPLVPGHQVVGVVDATGPEAKLFREGDRVGVPWLYSTDGDCPYCRRGQENLCDNAHFTGFHVDGGYAEAVIVRQDFAYSIPPQFDDEHAAPLLCAGVIGCRSLRLTNVRPGERLGMYGFGGSAHIVLQIARHLGCEVLVFTRGAAHRQLAIKLGASWVGTAEEPPPAALDSAIIFAPAGSLVPEALRHLRKGGTVALAGISMSQIPAMNYDLLYHEHVLRSAANSTRDDVRDCLRLAAEVPVKTEVQSFPLQQANQALQALKHSRIDGAAVLRISED; from the coding sequence ATGCGCGCCATGGTGCTCGATCGACCGCTTCCCGCCGAGCAGAACCCGCTCCAACTGCGCGAGCTTCCCGTGCCCGAGCCGCGCACCGGCGAGATTCGCGTGCGCGTGCGCTGCTGCGGGGTGTGCCGCACCGACCTCCACATCGTGGAGGGCGATCTGAAACTGCCGAAGCTGCCCCTGGTTCCCGGCCACCAAGTTGTGGGAGTGGTGGACGCGACCGGTCCCGAGGCAAAGCTCTTCCGCGAGGGTGATCGCGTCGGCGTTCCCTGGCTGTATTCCACCGATGGAGATTGCCCGTACTGCCGCCGTGGCCAGGAAAATCTCTGCGACAATGCGCACTTCACCGGCTTTCACGTCGATGGCGGTTATGCCGAGGCGGTAATCGTTCGCCAGGATTTCGCTTACTCCATTCCTCCGCAATTCGACGACGAGCACGCCGCGCCCCTGCTCTGCGCCGGCGTGATCGGCTGCCGTTCCTTGCGGCTGACCAATGTGCGTCCCGGAGAGCGGCTCGGGATGTATGGCTTCGGAGGTTCGGCGCACATCGTGCTGCAAATCGCGCGCCATCTCGGATGCGAGGTGCTGGTATTCACCCGCGGCGCGGCGCATCGCCAGTTGGCGATCAAGCTCGGCGCCTCCTGGGTTGGAACGGCGGAAGAACCCCCGCCCGCGGCACTCGATTCCGCGATTATCTTTGCTCCCGCCGGTTCGCTCGTTCCCGAGGCCTTGCGCCACCTTCGTAAGGGTGGGACAGTGGCGCTCGCGGGTATCTCCATGAGCCAGATTCCGGCGATGAATTACGATCTGCTCTACCACGAACACGTGCTGCGCTCCGCCGCCAACAGCACGCGCGACGATGTGCGCGACTGCCTGCGTCTGGCCGCCGAGGTGCCGGTGAAAACCGAGGTGCAGTCGTTCCCGCTCCAGCAGGCGAATCAGGCACTGCAGGCGCTGAAACACAGCCGCATCGACGGCGCCGCCGTGCTGCGCATTTCCGAAGACTGA